Part of the Centroberyx gerrardi isolate f3 unplaced genomic scaffold, fCenGer3.hap1.cur.20231027 Scaffold_450, whole genome shotgun sequence genome, AAACTTCATTCAAATATGTGACAGAATAGAAATGCATTGCGTATCGGCGGAGGCACATACCTGACAGAACAGGACTTCAGACCTTTGACGAATCCGCAGgggccactcttcaattcggcatcgATCCAATACAaaaagcagcacttatttcaatacaaattccaacttttagaattggttcgccTCGTCTTCCACCAAAAATAACACCGTAATGGGGGGCAGCGAGCAGTGTGTACCAATTCTAAAAATTGAGATTGTATTTAAATAAAGTATTGCTTGTTAGATCAACTATAGTCCGATAACACCATAAGATCCTAATGATTTAGAAAACGTTTTAAATAATGTTAGACCGTATGTGCCTTCGCAGATAAACAAGGCGACATTAAACTGCCAGagttttgaatggagtttggtgtcaTTTTTCCCCGGCTCGTATCGGGGCCGTTCCCTAATATTTCTTGAAAATAGCATGCGTTTTAAAGCTGACAGACCACACGTCCATGTTATCGATACTTACTAGTCTATACATACTGTCTGTTCTAGCTGTGCAGTGTGTTTCTCAGCAGGGTTTAGGAAACCAGAGCAGAACTTACCTGCTTTTAGTTGTTCTGACTGAAGAAGGAAAGTGAAACTGCTTCTATTTAAACTGTCAGTGACTCACAATCCCATGACAAGTACGtctctctcgtgtgtgtgtgtgtgtgtgtgtgtgtgtgtggggtgaggtGGACGGGCATGTCCCTGACATGTCTAAACTGCACTTTTCCTCTGACGCTCGCTAACCCTCGcagaaaaaaactgtttttaaagcTTCCTCAGTCGACTATTACTAATGTAAATAACCTCTAAATCATAAATAACCTTTACGCTATTGATTTAATGTAAATGCCCTCTGATTTACTCAATTGGTCTAATGTAAATAACCTCTGGTTTACTCTACTGATTAAATCTGAATATCCTCTGACGCACTCCAGTTTTAAGCTCTAAACCTTTTCTGTTAAACTGCCACATAATAAAAGTCAGAGTGAATAGAAATATCTTTAATCCAATACTAaacagtcccaccaggatttcgcggagtttttttgtgattattgcggccaaaaatgcttgattttgctgcggcttttctcaaaaattgcgatacaatttgcgaggttttatgtgctctttttgcggtaaaattgcgggaattgggaaaaattgcaagcaaagaaaactttttttctctctctctctctcttactcactcactcactgtgtgtgaaggctgtgtgtgtgtgtgtgcacacacagccttccctattctctcccactctccgtttaagctattaactcttccaagagcttgaattttgcactcacctcgattcttgctgcttttgttttgcacggtctatggcagtcatttttgttggcaggtgagttttgttcatcttccacctgaatgcgcgctgcgatgacgtcagttaccacgacacgaaatgcgacaattggtccaaatcacaagcgctctgttgatttggccgtttcatgtggaaaagttgcggcaattttgcaaaactgcaagctctcgcaaatattgcggagatttcttgaatttgcgttaattattgcgatcgcaaaatcgcgagttcctggagggactgactgAAGCCTAAACCACCGTGGAGGCGGACGCCATGTTGGATTCACGGCTCGGTGCTTTGAAtcgcatttaaaaaaaataaataaatatcgaATGTAAACTGGTAGATTAGACACTTTCTACCGTTTTCTTTCGCTTTATGGATGGATCATGTCCTGTATAAAATGTAATCAGTACAGTCCCGGTATAACTAAATATAAATAACAAGTCTTCCAGATAACACTGCACACtgtcaggatggccgagcggtctaaggcgctgcgttcaggtcgcagtctcctctggaggcgtgggttcgaatcccacttctgacagaAATCCTTTTCGTGGTTTGAAAACAGGGGATATGTTcatcttttaaaaatgtattcagtaGGATAAGCCCCTCCTCTCCTTGAGATGTCGCATGTCGTTTTCGAGGAGGTTCTACAAAACACAGGAGTTGTACATCAATGTCCAGTCAACAATTATGGTGGTTCATCACCCATCCAAAAAACAAACGTGAACATTAGAGAAGCataagcagtaaaaaaaaaaataaaaaaacccgatatgaaaaacaaacaaaaacaacagaaaacataaaaaaaacaacatcaaacaaaggaaacagcATTGAGCAAGTACAGGGCCAAAGATTACAAAACACTAAAAGCACGAGCAAGTCACTGAATAGAGTGTAACAGGCTTTTGAGAATGAGCGATGGCCTTGAAGGAACTTAACTTTTAAACTAAAGTATAGCAGCCTGATTCCTCAGCTGTCTGGACCAGCGCGTCCTCCTGAGGAACATGCAGGACTTGAATCTGCTGCTCCATCCTGAGTGTCTCTGGGTAACTGTCGTGTTGGTCCTCAGCATGTCCGTGTCCCAGATCAGCTGCGGTCTGTTCCTGAGCGGCCTGGACGCGGCCCTGAACCGCAGCTTGGTCTCCAGCAGGAACATCACTCTGATCGTCAACGCCAGCGGGCAGGACGTGTCCTACCCGCACCCGGACGGCGTGGAGGTGGTGCCCGTCCCCGTCCCGGACCGACCCCACGCCCCGCTCTGCGGCTACTTCGACCCCGTGGCCGAGCGGATCGCCGGGAACCGTTCAGGGAAAACCCTGGTTCACTGCACAGCCGGCAGGAGCCGATCCCCCGCTCTGGTCATGGCCTACCTGATGAGGTAAAGAGAGTCACCATAAACTCAATTTAAATAGTTTCAAACTGCttgacaaacaataaaacaataataaagcCAAGCAAGGCTTTGCAGTTATGTTACCAACCTGTTCCCAacagctgagtctcatgatggaggaacatggagaactgtgtgttagttaataaagtgtaaatctgtagaactgtgtgttagttaataaagtgtaaatctgtagaactgtgtgttagttaataaagtgtaaatctgtagaagcagctagaagcagagagcagctgagtcagcttgttgtggtgtggctgtagatccattcagtaacgttctcagtaaaagtgaatagtgtgataaggtggatttggttactgtgacacagtaaactgtcagCAATTTgtcagaaattaaccgtctgttcaattcctGATGTCAGCAGGTATTTTCCGTCAGCTGTCACTGAGGGGGCGTGGCCAGAAGGGCAACATGCttgaaagtttcaacccatagagagcagtgcagcatgTGATgtagtgttgatttactcttTAAGTTCAAGTAACTGTTGATGGATAACAGATCTCTGTAATCAGAGACGGGACTCAAACTGAACAGCAACAAGTCACAGGAGCAGAGTTGAGACTTTGGGTCCGATCTCGACGTCTCGACTGTTGTCCAAAAAACTTTAGCTGTGGACCGGACAGTCTGAGGGAGGTCAGTCCAGACGGGACGAGGTTTACCTGACGGGATTTTACCGGAGGGGAAAAGAGTCCATACTCTTTACTGACACGGCAGACGTGCACAGGGTTTTCATTTTATTCCGCGTCTCTTCCTGGTTGCAGGTACGAAGGCGTCACCCTGCGCCAGGCGTACGAGCGGGTTCTGGAGAAGCGACCGTACATCCGACCCAACGCCGGCTTCTGGAGGCAGCTGATGGCGTACGAGAGGACGCTGCTCGGCAGGAGCAGCGTGAGGATGGCGGTGACGTCGTGCGGAGTCCTACCCGAGGCTCTGGATGCTGAGGACGCCGCCGCGTACTGCGTCAACGTCTGATGGACGCTGGACTAGAAATGCACCGGAACTGTGATGGACTAGAAGACACAACAAGATGATTATAACGAGAGATTAACAGAACTTACTATACAATATAATCAGACATCAGAAATGTACATTACACAGGCCTACATTATCTTACCAGTTTAATGATGTTAAAGCTCTACTCCACATCTGACCgtaaaatattaaagctgcaggTTTGAACTGATAGACTCCCATTGTTttccaaaacacattaaaaacagtgaagagacaaactgctgccttgactGACATAATACATCatttaaaatatcacatttattgtattttttccacaCGATATTCTAATGCAGACTAATGGCCATACAACCACCATGTAGACgtatacatgttagaaacaacacgtATATTTCATGTTCAGATATTTTACACATATTTCAGAGCCACTATTTAACTGTTGAACTGAACCGTTCGTCGGGCCGATCGTGCCGAGCCGACGTTATTcgacaaatatgtttttctatCTCGATTTGTCACATAATTCCTTTATCGACAAAATATTTGTGCTTCAAGCGAGCGTAAAAACTTGGTTGTGAGGTTGAGGAAAGTTTCCATTCAGCACATCTTAACTGGCATAAGAATACTTGGATGAAACCCAGCTGGTGTGTAGTGTCTCGGTCAGGAGGCGTGGcctgtggggatcaaacctgtgacatcACGCGACCCCCGGCTTCCGGGACGCTCCGGCATCGAACCGCTGTTTGTTCCCTGGTGGAAAACAGGCTCAGGTtggaccgatatatcagttaaTCGATATATGGAGCTGATATCGTCACTTTATTAAACTGGATCTGGTTCAGTCTGATaggatgcagtttgattgattatggATCTTGACTTGATCAATATTACCCTGGTTATCTATGGGAACATCTtgacctgaactgattctaatgagacataattatgcatgaatgttttattatcatcatcatcagtattTTGGGTTTCAGTAGAGTTTTATTGTCCCacgaggcttttccaccctgacaagaagaaaagtctgggggaaacactgaatacttggagttttttacatgaaaaacagtgaaatatgaaatactgaatattgttagaaaatattggctatcaacagcttcaatccaaaaatattccCATCAGTCTACACAGAAACTCATATCAGTCAGTCTGTACCTTCCTACACCAGGTTTCTCCTGATGTTCTCCACAAAGATAAAAGAAGAAAcgagacatttaaaaaaacattatgcaGTTTATTGTAAAACTAGAGGGAATGTTAGAACTGTACAACGATGAAAACCAACTCACTTTAGTTTTGTTATGAATAAACAGAGCCTGTGGTAAAGAGGCGTTCAGGGCACCTGGGAAACTGGACGTTTcagagaggacagtgatgtCATGAACAGCTCAGTGGGAATTTTCAGGTTTGGGCTCTGATCATGTCAtcgctctctctgctgtttcctCCTTTCAGGCTTTGTAATCAGAAAATAGAAAGTTCCCAGTTGTATGAAAGAGAAACCACTTTACACAACATGGGCCAGTCCAGGACCCAAACTGAGTGACTGTAGTCTCGCCCTGCagccaggctcattaaaacacgCTGGTACTCGTCATGCGGCGTCCCATCAGGAACAAGCTAGCGAGCCGGTTTTGGGGTCCCGACCCGTAGTTTAAGAAACAGTGCGATACGACAGCAAGACTCGTCAGGTTTCCTCCTCAGTACTGGAAGCTTCTCTTGGTCTGGATGTCGTCCAGgatctgctgcagctcctcgtCCTCAAACCGGCCCTCCAGActggaaacacagacacaacgcTGCAAGACTCGCTTTCCAGAAGCACATCTGAAAAACTGACTTCAACTTCTCTGACAAACTGATAAAGTGCtctttggaaaatgaaaatcactTGGAATATCTTTTAAGATGGTATCGTAGGTCCCTTAACTCTGAGAAAATAGTGACATTTAAGAGGATGTAATCATATGACCAACGAACATGAGGTTTATAgcatttttggaatgaaaccctttatATATTGcttcatatataaatatacacagATATGCAGACAGCTTAATCAAAAGGATCTGTAGACTGAGAAAAGCTTCCCAAAAGCGTTGTTGTCCAACTATGGGACCGGGACTGGACCCACCTGGGGATCAGGGCTTTGgcctcctctgctgcctcaGGACACAGATTGGCCAAACTGGCCAACTCAAACTTATGGAGCTTCTTCTGCAGGAGGAGactggaggagacagaagagggaCAACATGTCAGTCCAACATGGGACGGGGGTCCCAGGACTTTCCAGAACTACGGCCTAGTCCACACTAATCCGGGTAAATCTGAAAACACATCTTTAAGAAAGAAAACGGGGCTTTTTAAAAAACGCTGATGTgtgattgtcatgtgatctcaggcgTGTCACTGTCATGTGATCCATCCATTTTCCGCACGCGTGCTTCACCTCCGCTGCTACAACTCCATCCTGGGAGAAACTCTGAAACGCCATTTTCACATTTACCCGGAATAGCGTGGACTAGGCCCGAGTCAGagtgcttccatgacctaaaactgttcttccttcctggtttgttgtttttcaggctGAAAaccagttgaaaaaaacatacattctACTGTATTCCTGGGAAAATCCCCTGAtattccctgtctggaatacacatCTCAAGATAAGATAATAGTTTATTGCCTCAAAAGAAATTTGTCTTGAACAGCGGCTGCTGCATGCATTCACGATATACACAGAAcagcaaaaacacagaaaaaagacCCTTCCTCCTAAGCTAATATtcccttttattaaaataaataatatttcagTGGGAACCCTGGTGTTTACTTGCAATCACTGAACAGGATGCCAGTTGATagcatataataatataaagagTTAATTTCCAAGATGGTTGATATTTCCACCTGAGAGAACGCCTTAGGTTCCCTactgtcatttttaaaaactaCCAACATCTGATTTAATGCTGTctctcattttgtcaacagGCATCTTCTTTTTCAAAAGGCTCTTAACTCTCAACTGAAGGAATATTGTTTGAAAATGTCGGTTTTGTTTGaaatcacacctaacattaccattcaattcaatgggatgaacgttaatttgattatttaacatgtgatttcgCGTACATGAGCCATATCATGCTATACTGATATCGACAAAAATTGTGATATTGGTttcatattgatattgatatggCCCAGTCCCATTTTGGATCAGGTGTCCTGAGCGGGACCCCGGACCGCGACCGGCCGGCTCCTGACCTGCGGACGCTGGCGATGGTCTCTCGGTTCTTGAAGCGGCTGAACCGGGCCGTGTAGTTCAGGGTCTTCATGAAGACCTCGGACAGCTCCTGCTCGTCCTCGGCGCTCTCGTTCTGCTGCTTGCGGTGCTCCAGCAGCATGTGGACCTCCGAGTTCAGCAGCGTCTCGGCGTTCTCGAACTCTGCGGCGGTCAGCGGGGGAGAGCGGCTCGTGTTAGCGAAGCCTCCGAGAAGAAGAACTGAACCTTTTCCTGCCTTTTCCTCCCCTGCACTTCTCCATTTGTTCCATCTACTGCctggctgctgtgacctctgacccgtgacctctgacccttgacctccttactattggctgcttgtaatgtcaGCACTTCCCTGACCTGACtggagtctctctggataacaGGGCTGCATAATACTGACAACTAATcatgttttgattattttgctgaatatttcAATTGAGGTACAAATTGCAATACAGTATACTGAcacagtattttttattttcttttagccaacaagaaacatttttgaTAAAAAACTGAGATGTTGTTGCTTAATATGTGCTGTCTTTGAATACACTTACAAGTTTTTTATAAAGTGTCATTTAATTTATAGGCTAGAAGGTACCAACTCCAACCACTCTGATAACATAACTGCAACCTAATAGTTCATATTGAGATTTGTGATTTTTTCTTCtccgattaattgtgcagccccaCCGGATAAGAGAGTCACATAACGTATATGGCAAACCAAACCACTACCATGTTACACTGAGGAAGTGGATTTGGTGTGCGGTCGGAGCTGAGATGAAATGTAACTCATCTCATACTTTGCACATTTTGAGTAAATTGCAAGATACAAGgcaataataaacacaacagtTGCTTTCTGGCACCAGTGAGGAGTTTCCTCAGCAGTGTTGCTTTAGTCAGGTGTAACTATCTTATTTAAATCTATTGTGCCTCTTTGTGCTAGTTATTCTGACTGATTCCCAtcgacaaaacaacaacaacaacaaaatatagCCTAGTGCTTCTTCTTACCCAACACTACACCAACTTATCAGACCTGTATCGATCTAGTACTTTTATAATGGCTGAGAGTATGTGAAACAACAATCGGCAACACATGCCATTCTTCTGAACGCAGGAAACTTAAAGgatcaggctggtgtttttaatgcatttcttactgtcaacaaatcctatgaaaataacaaaatcagcaattaatttgttttgccaacaagtctcgtccatgcagccggtcccagtgcagcctcatgtcccagcagccagagaactgcattgtattaaaaactattaaacccgtcacagagccatgctgctgctctgcagcatatttcatcatcacgatgcaccgggccggacgactttttcctcaaacgacttaataagccgaccgtaaacacgttttccatctcaggaaagtagttctgtagcacagaaaatagtccccggcgtaatgaagaatttgttcccatttgaatttgatttggtaataactacaacagcctgacttttcatggtgacagttagagatttttaaaatgtaaactatgtctttgtgagctgtgttTAAAGGTATacggctaaaaacggaacgtgggaagtcagaaagtaacgggaggagagcgaACGCGtcgctgattttgttattttcataggatttgttgacggtaagaaatgcattaaaaaacaccagcctgatcCTTTAACTCCGGTCAAAAGTCGTGGCCTTGGTTACTGTCGTGAAAAAAATGTTCCATGCCTTTTCTAAACCGTTAATATCCACTTTTCAAACCGGTGTTACACCAATGAGTGAATTCACATACCTTTAGGGAAAAGTAGCTGCGAAGCATCTTCCTCAACATCCCCGACATGCGATGGCGGCGCGCCGCCTCCAGCCGCCATGACAGGCACAACAAGCTAACAGTTATCTCGGCGAGTTAAAAGGTGAATTACAGAAAAGTGTCCGGGGCTTCCTGAGCCTCGCTGGCGCACAGCAACAAGACCACGTCCTGTATAATACCTTATAAGTCAGCCAGCACCAGCCTCCCCAACGACGCGCCTGGTTTAGCCGTGTTttcaccaacacaacaccacagGATTTACTCTGGAGTTAGACATCTCTTCCGGTTCGGCTGTGGTTATcatccttcaaaataaaagccgcCGCTTCTTCACGCTAAAGTGCCGGTTTGCAGCGCCTCCCGGTGGTAAGTGACTGTACGGCCGCACACTGGATGTGCACGGGGGTAAAGGACCACAACAGCGTGTAAAGTACATGTAATATCTTTGAAAAATCATATTATAATCAATTGATAAaaaccataaaataaaaataaccagTGACAAGATTCAAAAATCACCAGTGATATCAGTGATAAGAAGAATATACTCTGGTCTTAGACCTTGGTTCAGAGTCTCCTAAACAAAACGTCTGTCATTTCTCTGTATCGAAACCCGAGCATTCAATGCTGGACTATAGGTGTGGCATCAAACCAGTGACTCTTCTCCACAGTCGCAGTTACCGACCAAAATAATTCATAAACTGTGATTTTCTGCAAAGATACTTTTGGCAGGCTATCTATTCTTTTTATAGTCGCCTCATTTTAATAGTTGCTTCACGACGGAAATACTACAGATGAGAACCAGGACAGACATTCACGACTACCGACATAAAGTACATTCTGTGCAAAATTTCTGTTAAAAATCTGAAAGTTGGGAAAACATTGcgttggccgggaatcgaacccgggtcaaCTGCTTGGAAGGCAGCTATGCTAACCACTATACCACCAACGCCTGTATGAGAACTGCATGAATCATTACATAATATTGGGTTGCATGGCGGGTGGGTCTAGTTTCTAGCATTTTCCTCGAAATATATTCCTCGAAAATATAACCGTAAGAAACTACAGATTCACCCCCCCGTCCCCTTTTTATGTGTCATTTATTATCTTTATGTCACTTGGGCTGTCCGTGAGTTTTTGTTAAGTGTGTTTATACACTTAAAAAATCTTCATCATCAATCAAAACATTCATCAGGGTAGAGTTCAGAaagtgaagaaaacaaaaaaagaaactatcATATATTGATCTCTAAAATTCTCATTGGCTTCAATGCAGCACAGCCATGTTTTTTGAGCCAGACTGACAGTTAAAGATATGAACTTTATCAAAAGAGCGCTGCACTTCAAACAGCCTGCAGTCTCCTACAAACTGCAGGAGCCGCTACGCTTTCAACAGCATCTGATGACACCTAatgctctattctgttctattctgttctattctattctattctattctattctattctattctattctcttgaCCTGCTGAATGCTGCTAGATGAAAATGATGCTCAGTGGATTCAGGTGTTGAGAATTGTGAGAAAACAGCTCCATCTGCTGGCCATAGAGACACACAGTGGAGCTGAATATATTGCTGTATATCACTGAATATAACTGTATTACTGAACTGTATATATTACTGAACTGTATATATTACTGAACTGTATATATTACTGAACTGTATATGTTACTGAACTGTATATATTACTGAACTGTATATATTACTGAACTGTATATATTACTGAACTGTATATATTACTGTGTTGAAGCAGAGTTGTGATGCAGCCGTTTCATTTTGGTGACAAAGTGTGGGACTTAACACGGAGTGTTTGATGATCTAACTGGTTTTCTGATGTGTTCCTCAGAGTCCCTGCAGGTTTCAGACTCACCACCAGAGGGAGCAGCGAGCCTGTCCAGCCCTGCTGATTCTATCTGTTTCTAATGTTCCTGTTTCTACTCAGTTTCTGTTTCTAATCCACTACagtttattattttagtttCCTTCCATTCTCACTTCAGAGATTCCCATAGTATTTATTTCTCATGgttaaaaaatactttttagaTTCAAATAAACTGCGGATTAGAGTAGCCTAATGGTCATGCTTGTGTTTTAAACAAtgaatgttcatttgtttgctgTCGGGTGtatgaaataacaaaatcatatcaaaatactcaaaatggaACTATTACATTAAGAAGTATAGAGTGAACATGCACAGGCCTACATGACTATTAATGCTGttaaaaatgttgcaaaaaacaacaattgtCTTTTAATTTCCTACAGATTAGTCCATAAATACataatgtattttctgttttgaacTTTGTATTATTGAACTTAGTCTTATTTTGAAGGTTATGGCCGGATGTCTTATTCTTTGTTCTTTCTCTGACTtgacacgagagagagagagagagagagagagcgagagagagagagagagagagagagagagagagagagagctgtagaTGTGGAATTGGAAAAGCGGCTcagctgatttgtgtttctgaaCTTTCTCCTGCCATCATGAGGTGAGTGAACCGCTTTTCACAGCAACACTAACAAAGATAAAACACGATAAATCCCtttagtattcctataatatctctataatattcctgtaggctCACAGTGGGCCCGTGGTAGCTGCTCAatgactgacacactgacttTATACTGACCGTATCTTATAATGTTTGTTGTATattataaatatgttatatttGTATAATATCCCTCTAAAAACAGGATTACAATAGTGCTTTTTCATAAGAGAAGCCCGCCGGCGGTCATACACAGTGAGATGCATCAAGACAAGTTGTGTTTGATCCTCACTCGAGATTTTATACTAGTAGTCTAAAGTCATTAAAAGTGTTCACCTTATCAAAGAATAAcaataagaataaaataaatatagacAACAGGCTGTCTGTGGTTTAGGATCCCGTCTTTCTGTCTGAGTGACTcgaatagaaaaagaaaggagatgaTATCAAATATG contains:
- the LOC144538346 gene encoding dual specificity protein phosphatase 14-like, translated to MSVSQISCGLFLSGLDAALNRSLVSSRNITLIVNASGQDVSYPHPDGVEVVPVPVPDRPHAPLCGYFDPVAERIAGNRSGKTLVHCTAGRSRSPALVMAYLMRYEGVTLRQAYERVLEKRPYIRPNAGFWRQLMAYERTLLGRSSVRMAVTSCGVLPEALDAEDAAAYCVNV
- the LOC144538345 gene encoding DNA-directed RNA polymerase II subunit RPB4, with the translated sequence MAAGGGAPPSHVGDVEEDASQLLFPKEFENAETLLNSEVHMLLEHRKQQNESAEDEQELSEVFMKTLNYTARFSRFKNRETIASVRSLLLQKKLHKFELASLANLCPEAAEEAKALIPSLEGRFEDEELQQILDDIQTKRSFQY